A window of the Vibrio pomeroyi genome harbors these coding sequences:
- a CDS encoding ammonium transporter — MELTTTVTELRYALDTFFFLISGALVMWMAAGFAMLEAGLVRSKNTTEILTKNICLYAIACTAFLVVGYNIMYVDNGEGGWLPSFGTLIGTQGEGADHSLESDFFFQVVFVATAMSVVSGAVAERMKLWSFLIFSVVLTAFIYPVEGYWTWGGGFLSEAGFSDFAGSGIVHMAGAAAALAGVLLLGARKGKYGKNGEIFPIPGSNMPLATLGTFILWFGWFGFNGGSQLMVSDFENATAVGQIFLNTNAAAAAGAIAALLVCKTTWGKADLTMILNGALAGLVAITADPLSPSPLFAVAIGSVSGALVVFSIIALDKAKIDDPVGAISVHGVCGFFGLMAVPLSNADATFGAQLLGAAVIFAWVFGASLAVWAVLKATIGIRVSEDEELEGMDMHDCGVGAYPEFVSVK; from the coding sequence ATGGAACTTACAACAACAGTAACGGAACTACGTTACGCACTAGACACTTTTTTCTTCCTCATTTCAGGTGCGTTAGTAATGTGGATGGCAGCAGGCTTCGCGATGTTAGAAGCTGGCCTAGTTCGTTCAAAGAACACCACAGAAATTTTAACTAAGAACATTTGTTTGTACGCGATTGCTTGTACTGCTTTCTTAGTTGTTGGTTACAACATTATGTATGTAGATAACGGTGAAGGCGGTTGGTTGCCATCATTCGGAACTCTGATTGGTACTCAAGGTGAAGGTGCAGACCACTCTTTAGAATCAGACTTCTTCTTCCAGGTAGTATTCGTTGCAACAGCAATGTCTGTGGTATCTGGTGCGGTTGCTGAGCGTATGAAGCTTTGGTCATTCCTAATCTTCTCAGTAGTACTAACAGCGTTCATTTACCCTGTTGAAGGTTACTGGACTTGGGGCGGTGGTTTCCTATCAGAAGCAGGTTTCAGTGACTTTGCTGGCTCAGGTATTGTACACATGGCTGGTGCAGCTGCTGCATTAGCAGGTGTTCTACTACTAGGTGCTCGTAAAGGTAAATACGGTAAGAACGGTGAAATTTTCCCAATCCCTGGTTCAAACATGCCGCTTGCAACACTAGGTACATTTATCCTTTGGTTCGGTTGGTTTGGTTTCAACGGCGGTTCTCAACTAATGGTTTCAGACTTCGAGAACGCGACAGCAGTTGGTCAAATCTTCCTTAACACCAACGCAGCAGCAGCTGCGGGTGCAATCGCAGCACTACTAGTATGTAAAACAACTTGGGGTAAAGCAGACCTAACAATGATTCTCAACGGCGCATTAGCTGGCCTAGTAGCAATCACTGCTGACCCTCTATCACCATCACCTCTATTCGCGGTAGCAATTGGTTCGGTATCTGGCGCATTGGTTGTATTCAGCATCATCGCTCTAGACAAAGCTAAGATTGATGATCCAGTCGGTGCTATCTCAGTACACGGTGTGTGTGGTTTCTTCGGTCTAATGGCTGTGCCACTAAGCAACGCTGATGCAACGTTTGGTGCTCAACTACTAGGTGCTGCAGTAATCTTTGCTTGGGTATTTGGTGCGAGCCTAGCGGTATGGGCTGTGCTTAAAGCAACAATCGGTATCCGTGTCAGTGAAGACGAAGAGCTGGAAGGTATGGACATGCACGATTGTGGTGTAGGTGCTTACCCTGAGTTTGTATCTGTAAAATAA
- a CDS encoding ABC transporter ATP-binding protein: MSCALSIKDLTCKYESQTILEALSLEVEHGEIVCLLGASGCGKTTLLKAIAGLLPLSSGVMSLNCQTIDDGANWLPPEQRNIGMIFQDYALFPHLTVNQNVAFGLRDMSEQEKKAKVQEMLELVHLDQYGDRYPHQLSGGQQQRVAIARSLAYKPDLLLLDEPFSNIDTQVRHELISQIRKIFKKQGVTAIFVTHSREEAFAFADKMAVMNHGVIEQYGSASELYFHPSSKFVADFLGGGSYLNAQRVSDNEFETSLGLIEAKAQTEIELGTDCALLLRPQHIVASHDVDSNLSVLEQQFMGDHCRYVIEANGQKLLATSSEALEVGMPVTVKVDTKGVLAF, from the coding sequence ATGAGTTGTGCATTATCAATTAAAGATCTGACTTGTAAGTATGAGTCGCAAACCATTTTGGAAGCGCTCTCGTTAGAAGTCGAGCATGGTGAAATTGTTTGTTTGCTTGGTGCAAGTGGATGCGGAAAAACCACCTTACTTAAGGCGATTGCGGGCTTACTCCCATTGAGTAGTGGTGTGATGAGTTTGAACTGTCAAACCATTGATGATGGTGCTAATTGGTTACCGCCAGAGCAACGTAATATCGGTATGATTTTCCAAGATTACGCGCTGTTCCCACATCTGACGGTAAATCAGAACGTGGCATTTGGTCTGCGCGATATGTCTGAGCAAGAGAAGAAAGCAAAGGTTCAAGAGATGCTTGAGCTCGTTCATCTTGATCAATACGGCGACCGTTACCCGCATCAATTGTCTGGTGGTCAGCAACAACGTGTCGCGATTGCGCGCTCTTTGGCTTATAAGCCAGACCTATTGTTGTTGGATGAACCTTTCTCGAACATTGATACTCAAGTGCGTCATGAGCTGATCTCTCAGATTCGTAAGATCTTTAAGAAGCAAGGCGTGACGGCAATCTTTGTGACCCACAGCCGCGAAGAGGCGTTCGCTTTTGCAGATAAAATGGCCGTAATGAACCATGGTGTGATTGAACAATATGGCTCAGCATCTGAGTTGTACTTCCACCCATCAAGCAAGTTTGTGGCTGATTTCTTAGGTGGTGGCAGCTACCTGAACGCACAACGTGTTTCAGACAACGAGTTTGAAACCAGCTTAGGTCTGATTGAAGCGAAAGCACAAACAGAGATTGAGTTAGGTACGGATTGCGCGTTGTTGTTAAGACCTCAGCACATTGTAGCGAGTCATGATGTCGACAGTAATCTGTCTGTATTAGAGCAGCAATTCATGGGCGACCATTGTCGCTATGTGATTGAAGCCAATGGTCAGAAGTTATTAGCGACCTCATCGGAAGCGCTTGAAGTCGGTATGCCAGTCACTGTGAAAGTAGATACCAAAGGTGTGCTGGCGTTCTAA
- a CDS encoding YacL family protein, whose amino-acid sequence MEFEFTRNTLMGEYYVKCSMGHEIVGRWLQEEIGKDKQKLENIMALIEQSRQDLSNEVTLLGKEISLAINEDEVTIQENVLGHEQEMEEGSEFDFYNCESQASCGIDDFELLIERWMEFLGY is encoded by the coding sequence ATGGAATTTGAATTTACAAGAAACACTTTAATGGGCGAGTACTATGTAAAGTGCAGCATGGGGCACGAGATCGTTGGCCGCTGGCTACAAGAAGAGATCGGTAAAGATAAGCAGAAGCTAGAAAATATAATGGCGCTTATTGAGCAATCTCGACAGGATCTGAGCAATGAAGTGACCTTGCTTGGTAAAGAGATCAGTTTAGCGATCAATGAAGACGAAGTGACGATTCAAGAAAACGTACTTGGCCACGAGCAAGAGATGGAAGAGGGCAGTGAGTTCGACTTTTATAACTGCGAGAGCCAAGCAAGCTGTGGCATCGATGACTTCGAGCTACTGATTGAGCGTTGGATGGAGTTTCTAGGTTACTAG
- a CDS encoding ISL3 family transposase — MPNHTFLSSFWEGFKIVKSHQTASLITLTLKPNSEAKCLCGLEAEAIHEYQWRHVKEAMLFSVPVELSVQTRRIKCRDCGIKTESLSWLEPYARITKRLKSYIEQLLPLLPIKHISQLTSVHWHTIKEIDKRRLRQVVPSVKWEELTQLVMDEFAIFKGHRYATVIADAKTHQVIWIGLGRSRKDIRPFFEQLGKHGNNIEAVAMDMNTAFAFVDVQAHCPNAKIVYDLFHVVAKFGREVMDRVRVDQANKLKQDKKTRQWVKRSRWVLLKNRSNLNPRQDSYLTEILNINKDLMTTYILGSQLKELWYCESEAHAKGLWEVWWAQVQESGIKPLKEFARKLRPYLHGIIGSASYPLNTCTLEGINNKIKLIKRMGYGYRDTDYFFLKIKAAFPGKPR, encoded by the coding sequence ATGCCGAATCATACTTTCCTATCTTCATTCTGGGAAGGCTTTAAAATAGTAAAGTCTCACCAGACAGCATCACTTATTACACTGACTCTTAAACCTAACTCTGAGGCTAAATGCCTTTGCGGTCTTGAAGCCGAGGCTATCCATGAGTATCAATGGCGTCATGTGAAAGAGGCCATGTTGTTCAGTGTTCCTGTTGAACTTTCCGTTCAAACTCGAAGGATTAAGTGTCGTGACTGCGGCATAAAAACAGAGTCTTTATCTTGGTTGGAGCCTTATGCTCGTATAACGAAACGCCTAAAAAGCTATATAGAACAATTGCTGCCTCTTCTTCCAATTAAGCATATCTCCCAGTTAACGAGCGTTCATTGGCACACCATTAAAGAGATAGATAAACGTCGACTTCGCCAAGTTGTACCTTCGGTGAAATGGGAGGAGTTAACGCAACTCGTCATGGACGAGTTCGCCATCTTTAAAGGGCACCGATATGCCACAGTCATCGCTGATGCTAAGACTCACCAAGTCATTTGGATAGGGTTAGGCCGTAGCCGCAAGGACATACGACCGTTCTTCGAGCAGTTAGGCAAGCATGGCAACAATATCGAAGCGGTCGCAATGGACATGAATACGGCTTTTGCCTTCGTTGATGTACAAGCGCACTGCCCGAACGCAAAAATCGTTTACGACTTATTCCATGTTGTTGCTAAGTTCGGTCGTGAGGTGATGGATAGAGTCAGAGTCGACCAAGCCAACAAACTCAAGCAAGATAAAAAAACGAGGCAATGGGTCAAGCGTTCACGCTGGGTATTGTTGAAAAATAGAAGCAACTTAAATCCACGGCAAGATAGTTACCTTACCGAAATATTGAATATCAATAAGGACTTAATGACCACTTATATACTCGGTTCACAACTCAAAGAGCTTTGGTATTGTGAATCAGAAGCACATGCTAAGGGGCTCTGGGAGGTATGGTGGGCACAAGTGCAAGAAAGTGGAATTAAGCCATTGAAAGAGTTCGCACGAAAACTGAGGCCTTATCTTCACGGTATTATTGGATCGGCAAGTTATCCGCTCAACACCTGCACATTGGAAGGGATAAACAACAAAATAAAGTTAATCAAGCGAATGGGGTATGGGTATCGAGATACAGACTACTTCTTCTTGAAGATAAAAGCGGCTTTCCCCGGAAAGCCGCGATGA
- the glnK gene encoding P-II family nitrogen regulator, with protein sequence MKLINAIVKPFKLDDVREALSDVGIEGMTVSEVKGFGRQKGHTELYRGAEYQVDFLPKVKLEIATQAENVDRVVEAISQAAHTGKIGDGKIFVYDLSQAVRIRTGEMDAEAL encoded by the coding sequence ATGAAACTAATAAATGCCATTGTTAAGCCATTCAAATTAGATGATGTACGTGAAGCACTCTCTGATGTGGGTATTGAAGGTATGACGGTCTCTGAAGTGAAAGGCTTTGGTCGTCAGAAAGGACACACTGAATTGTACCGTGGTGCGGAATACCAAGTAGATTTCCTACCAAAGGTAAAACTAGAGATAGCTACTCAAGCTGAAAATGTTGACCGAGTTGTTGAAGCGATTAGCCAAGCGGCACACACCGGAAAAATCGGCGATGGCAAAATTTTTGTGTATGACCTAAGCCAAGCCGTACGAATTCGTACTGGTGAAATGGATGCTGAAGCACTTTAA
- a CDS encoding ABC transporter permease — translation MKEKNYLWNTSSGIIAVLLVLPILAIFTTAVGETDELFSHLMSTVMPTYAYNTVVLVIGTMFLSLVFGIPSAWVMAMCRVPGERVLQWALVLPLAMPGYIVGYIFTDWFDFAGPVQVLLRDLTGWGPGEYWFPDIRTLSGAIIVLSLVLYPYVYLLCRAAFMEQNVSLLQSARLLKCSPWESFRRISLPLVRPSMAVGLSLVAMETIGDFGTVSYFAVNTLTTAVYDTWLGYSSLTAAAKISAIMLIIVILLLSSERYSRRKQKLFQNQFSSREDFRYNLVGWKKWLALFWCWGLVCVAFLFPLGQLIIYAYKYFAQSWTPEFREYAVNSLYVSVVAAIIGVVIAMVVNFNQRVSPNKKNQAYMRLASMGYAVPGTVLAIGVMVPVLFMDHLVNDIAKVMEWGRPGLIFSGSMFALIFAMVVRFSAVAIGSIESSLSKVSPSLDMASKTMGCNTNQMLRRVHLPLIKRGALIAGLLVFIESMKELNAALLLRPFNFETLATYVYNYASDEHLELAAMPAVLLVLVGLIPLIIVNRSLEQKN, via the coding sequence ATGAAAGAAAAAAATTATTTATGGAACACCAGTAGTGGCATTATTGCGGTATTACTGGTTTTACCAATCTTAGCGATTTTTACGACGGCTGTTGGAGAAACAGATGAGCTATTTTCTCATCTGATGTCCACAGTGATGCCTACCTATGCCTACAATACGGTGGTTTTAGTCATAGGAACCATGTTTCTGTCTTTAGTTTTTGGTATTCCGTCTGCTTGGGTTATGGCAATGTGCCGTGTTCCGGGAGAGCGCGTTTTACAGTGGGCACTCGTCCTGCCATTAGCAATGCCAGGCTATATTGTTGGGTATATCTTTACCGATTGGTTTGATTTTGCCGGTCCTGTTCAGGTTCTATTGCGAGACCTTACTGGGTGGGGACCTGGTGAGTATTGGTTTCCGGATATTAGAACCTTATCCGGCGCTATTATTGTTCTGTCACTCGTTCTCTATCCTTATGTTTATTTGTTGTGCCGCGCGGCATTTATGGAACAAAACGTATCCTTATTGCAATCCGCTCGTTTGCTAAAATGCTCACCTTGGGAAAGTTTCCGTCGTATCTCCTTACCACTTGTTCGTCCATCAATGGCGGTCGGTTTATCGCTTGTTGCAATGGAAACCATCGGTGATTTTGGCACGGTGAGCTACTTTGCGGTAAATACCTTAACGACCGCGGTGTATGACACGTGGCTTGGCTACTCTAGCTTGACCGCTGCCGCTAAGATCTCAGCCATTATGCTGATTATCGTGATACTGCTGTTGAGCTCTGAACGTTACAGTCGTCGTAAGCAGAAGCTGTTTCAAAACCAATTTAGTAGCCGAGAAGATTTCCGTTACAACTTAGTCGGTTGGAAGAAGTGGCTAGCACTGTTTTGGTGCTGGGGATTAGTTTGCGTTGCATTCTTGTTTCCGCTTGGTCAGCTGATTATTTATGCCTACAAATATTTTGCTCAAAGCTGGACCCCTGAATTCAGAGAGTATGCCGTTAACAGCCTTTATGTGTCGGTGGTTGCTGCGATTATTGGCGTGGTTATCGCGATGGTTGTTAACTTCAATCAACGCGTTAGTCCGAACAAGAAAAATCAGGCTTATATGCGTCTCGCTTCGATGGGCTATGCCGTTCCAGGTACGGTGTTAGCTATTGGTGTGATGGTACCTGTTCTGTTCATGGATCATTTAGTCAATGACATTGCGAAAGTGATGGAGTGGGGGCGACCTGGTTTGATCTTCTCTGGTTCCATGTTCGCGCTAATCTTTGCGATGGTGGTGCGCTTTTCGGCAGTCGCAATCGGCAGTATTGAAAGTAGCTTGAGTAAAGTATCCCCTTCATTGGATATGGCTTCTAAAACCATGGGTTGTAATACCAATCAGATGTTACGCCGTGTTCATTTACCTTTGATTAAACGTGGTGCATTGATCGCTGGTTTACTGGTGTTTATCGAATCAATGAAAGAGTTGAATGCGGCATTGCTGCTGCGTCCTTTCAACTTCGAAACATTAGCGACTTATGTTTATAACTATGCCTCAGATGAGCACCTAGAATTGGCGGCGATGCCTGCTGTATTATTGGTGTTGGTGGGTTTAATTCCTTTGATCATCGTAAACCGTTCCTTGGAGCAGAAAAACTAA
- the acnB gene encoding bifunctional aconitate hydratase 2/2-methylisocitrate dehydratase, with amino-acid sequence MLEAYRKHVEERAAEGVVPKPLDAEQVAGLVELLKNPPQGEEEIILDLLENRIPPGVDEAAYVKAGFLTAITKGEVSSPLVSKAKAAELLGTMQGGYNIESLVSLLDDAELAPIAVKALSHTLLMFDAFYDVEEKAKAGNAAAQQVLQSWADAEWFTAKDKVAEKITVKVFKVTGETNTDDLSPAPDAWSRPDIPVHAKAMLKMEREGITPDDQGNVGPITQIEELQKDGIPLAYVGDVVGTGSSRKSATNSVLWFMGEDIPFVPNKRTGGVCLGGKIAPIFYNTMEDSGALPIELNVQDMNMGDIIDIYPYEGVVHKNGSVISNFELSKVLLDEVRAGGRIPLIIGRGLTGRARDSLGLAETDMFAKPIDPSASDKGYTLAQKMVGKACGIEGVRAGQYCEPKMTTVGSQDTTGPMTRDELKDLACLGFSADLVMQSFCHTSAYPKPVDVNTHHTLPDFIMNRAGVSLRPGDGVIHSWLNRMLLPDTVGTGGDSHTRFPLGISFPAGSGLVAFAAATGVMPLDMPESILVRFKGEMQPGITLRDLVHAIPLYGIKQGLLTVEKAGKINEFSGRVLEIEGVEHLSVEQAFELSDASAERSAAGCTVKLSEESISEYLNSNIVMLKWMIAEGYGDVRTIERRITAMEEWLANPELLSADSDAEYAHVIEIDLADIDQPILCAPNDPDDARLLSDVQGTEIQEVFIGSCMTNIGHFRAAGKMLEEFNGSLNTRLWVAPPTKMDKDQLTEEGYYGIFGRAGVRIETPGCSLCMGNQARVADKSTVMSTSTRNFPNRLGTGANVYLASAELSAVGAILGRIPTKEEYLEYAEKINATAADTYRYLNFHKMGQYTEKADTVIFQEPA; translated from the coding sequence GTGCTTGAAGCCTACCGTAAACACGTCGAAGAACGTGCTGCCGAGGGAGTTGTTCCAAAACCACTAGATGCTGAGCAGGTTGCTGGCCTAGTTGAACTTCTGAAGAATCCACCTCAAGGTGAAGAAGAGATCATTCTTGACCTACTAGAAAACCGCATTCCACCAGGTGTAGATGAAGCTGCTTATGTAAAAGCAGGTTTCCTTACGGCTATCACAAAGGGTGAAGTATCATCTCCGCTAGTAAGCAAAGCAAAAGCTGCAGAATTGCTTGGTACTATGCAAGGTGGTTACAACATCGAATCTCTAGTATCTCTGCTTGATGATGCTGAGCTTGCTCCTATCGCTGTTAAAGCGCTGTCTCACACTCTCCTAATGTTCGATGCATTCTACGACGTAGAAGAGAAAGCGAAAGCTGGCAATGCTGCTGCACAACAAGTACTTCAATCTTGGGCTGATGCTGAATGGTTTACAGCGAAAGATAAAGTAGCAGAAAAAATCACAGTAAAAGTATTCAAAGTCACTGGTGAAACGAACACCGATGACCTATCTCCAGCGCCAGATGCATGGTCACGTCCTGATATCCCAGTACACGCAAAAGCGATGCTGAAAATGGAGCGTGAAGGCATTACCCCTGATGATCAGGGTAACGTTGGTCCAATTACTCAAATTGAAGAACTACAAAAAGATGGCATTCCGCTGGCTTACGTTGGTGATGTTGTTGGTACAGGTTCTTCTCGTAAATCTGCGACAAACTCAGTGCTTTGGTTCATGGGTGAAGATATCCCATTCGTACCAAACAAACGCACTGGTGGTGTTTGTCTAGGTGGTAAAATTGCTCCAATCTTCTACAACACAATGGAAGATTCAGGCGCACTACCTATCGAACTGAACGTACAAGACATGAACATGGGCGATATCATTGATATCTACCCGTACGAAGGTGTTGTTCACAAAAACGGTTCTGTAATTTCAAACTTCGAACTCAGCAAAGTTCTTCTAGATGAAGTTCGTGCTGGTGGCCGTATTCCACTGATCATTGGTCGTGGCCTAACAGGTCGTGCTCGTGATTCTTTAGGTCTAGCTGAAACGGATATGTTTGCTAAACCAATTGATCCTTCTGCTTCTGATAAAGGCTACACGCTTGCTCAGAAGATGGTAGGTAAAGCATGTGGTATTGAAGGCGTTCGCGCTGGTCAATACTGTGAGCCGAAGATGACAACCGTAGGTTCTCAAGATACTACGGGTCCTATGACGCGTGATGAACTTAAAGACCTTGCGTGTCTTGGCTTCTCTGCGGATCTAGTGATGCAGTCTTTCTGTCACACATCGGCATATCCGAAACCAGTTGACGTAAACACGCATCACACGCTACCTGATTTCATCATGAACCGTGCGGGTGTTTCACTGCGTCCGGGTGATGGTGTTATCCACTCATGGCTCAACCGTATGTTGCTTCCTGATACTGTTGGTACAGGTGGTGACTCGCATACTCGTTTCCCATTAGGTATTTCGTTCCCTGCGGGTTCTGGTCTAGTCGCATTCGCGGCAGCAACGGGTGTTATGCCACTTGATATGCCTGAATCTATCTTGGTTCGTTTTAAAGGTGAAATGCAGCCAGGTATCACGCTACGTGACCTAGTACACGCGATTCCTCTATACGGTATCAAGCAAGGTCTACTGACCGTAGAGAAAGCAGGTAAGATCAACGAATTCTCTGGTCGTGTACTAGAAATTGAAGGTGTTGAGCACCTATCTGTTGAGCAAGCATTCGAACTTTCTGATGCATCTGCTGAGCGTTCTGCTGCAGGTTGTACGGTTAAGCTTTCTGAAGAGTCTATCTCTGAGTACTTGAACTCGAACATCGTGATGCTTAAGTGGATGATCGCTGAAGGTTACGGTGATGTTCGTACTATCGAACGTCGTATTACAGCTATGGAAGAGTGGCTAGCTAACCCTGAGTTACTGTCTGCTGATTCAGATGCTGAATACGCTCACGTTATCGAGATCGACCTTGCTGACATCGATCAACCAATCCTATGTGCTCCAAACGATCCAGATGATGCTCGTCTTCTTTCTGACGTTCAAGGCACTGAGATTCAAGAAGTGTTCATCGGTTCTTGTATGACGAACATAGGTCACTTCCGTGCTGCAGGTAAGATGCTTGAAGAGTTCAATGGCTCTCTAAACACTCGCCTATGGGTTGCTCCGCCAACTAAGATGGATAAAGACCAGCTGACAGAAGAAGGCTACTACGGCATCTTCGGCCGTGCTGGGGTTCGTATCGAAACTCCGGGTTGTTCACTGTGTATGGGTAACCAAGCACGTGTTGCAGATAAGTCGACAGTAATGTCTACGTCTACTCGTAACTTCCCGAACCGTTTGGGTACTGGTGCGAATGTTTACCTAGCTTCTGCTGAACTTTCTGCAGTTGGTGCGATTCTTGGTCGTATCCCAACGAAAGAAGAGTACCTTGAGTACGCAGAGAAGATTAACGCAACGGCTGCAGATACATACCGCTACCTGAACTTCCATAAAATGGGTCAGTACACGGAAAAAGCAGATACGGTTATTTTCCAAGAGCCAGCATAA
- a CDS encoding Fe(3+) ABC transporter substrate-binding protein, whose product MKKLLTLSALACGVIAPTAMAAEEVNVYSYRQPFLVEPMFNEFTKETGIKVNVKFAKKGLAEKLAQEGEYSPADVVLTVDISRLSELTKQGLVQSVESDVLEKNIPAQYQDTDNEWFALTTRTRSVYSSRDRVGRLGEEFTYEDLTKPEFKGKICTRSGKHPYNVSLVSSMIAHKGEAETKEWLEGVKANLARKPQGNDRAQVKAIKEGLCDVALGNSYYLGKMVNDKEQKAWADSVYINFPNQETTGTHVNISGMAMAKYSPNEENAVKLMEFLSGNTAQSMYAEVNYEYPVKADVKPSELVASWGEFKADTISLDEIANHHAAAIKLLDEVKFDL is encoded by the coding sequence ATGAAGAAACTGCTAACACTTTCAGCTCTAGCGTGCGGTGTAATTGCCCCGACAGCAATGGCTGCGGAAGAAGTAAACGTATACTCTTACCGTCAACCTTTCCTTGTTGAGCCAATGTTTAACGAGTTCACAAAAGAGACTGGCATTAAAGTAAACGTTAAGTTTGCTAAAAAAGGTTTAGCAGAGAAGTTAGCTCAAGAGGGTGAATACAGCCCAGCTGACGTTGTCTTAACTGTAGATATCAGCCGTCTATCTGAACTAACTAAACAAGGCCTAGTTCAATCTGTAGAGAGCGATGTACTTGAAAAGAACATCCCTGCTCAATACCAAGATACAGATAACGAGTGGTTCGCACTAACAACTCGTACACGTAGCGTTTATTCGTCACGTGACCGTGTTGGTCGTCTAGGTGAAGAGTTCACTTACGAAGATCTAACTAAGCCTGAATTTAAAGGTAAAATCTGTACTCGTAGCGGTAAGCACCCATACAATGTTTCTCTAGTGTCTTCGATGATTGCTCACAAAGGTGAAGCTGAAACGAAAGAATGGCTAGAAGGCGTAAAAGCAAACCTAGCACGTAAGCCTCAAGGCAACGACCGCGCGCAAGTTAAAGCGATTAAAGAAGGTCTATGTGATGTTGCTCTTGGTAACAGCTACTACCTAGGTAAGATGGTTAACGATAAAGAGCAAAAAGCTTGGGCTGACTCTGTTTACATTAACTTCCCTAACCAAGAGACGACAGGTACTCACGTAAACATCTCTGGTATGGCAATGGCTAAATACTCTCCAAATGAAGAGAATGCCGTTAAGCTGATGGAATTCCTGTCTGGTAACACAGCGCAAAGCATGTACGCAGAAGTGAACTACGAATACCCAGTGAAAGCAGACGTTAAACCTTCTGAGCTTGTTGCTTCATGGGGCGAGTTCAAAGCGGATACTATTTCTCTAGATGAAATTGCAAACCACCACGCGGCTGCAATCAAGCTATTAGATGAAGTTAAGTTCGATCTATAA